A single region of the Acanthopagrus latus isolate v.2019 chromosome 11, fAcaLat1.1, whole genome shotgun sequence genome encodes:
- the org gene encoding oogenesis-related, with amino-acid sequence MTTETHTHVAEQEHADNTKDRVVRRDGVFRSVLRGLFWPFGIVVRTYRGFWWVLGFRQPQEKVLVTASVSSPGRQSLAGRKRLHRVTRLLLSVLPRWVQGALGYPVSSSIGRSLSPEIRVSPTKPCGKGSKRKQDELEDEEEEEHQTWVEALNQELADDDSPEEDPDYEPSTVETESEEYRSHNNTESDIEFHEKGGVIIEDVKTDVELFTPAEVSCPAD; translated from the exons ATGACGACAGAAACCCACACACACGTTGCGGAGCAGGAGCACGCCGACAACACCAAG GATAGGGTCGTGAGGAGGGACGGGGTGTTTCGCTCCGTGCTGCGCGGCCTCTTCTGGCCCTTTGGCATTGTG GTCCGGACGTACCGCGGGTTCTGGTGGGTGCTGGGCTTCAGACAGCCGCAGGAGAAGGTCCTCGTCACAGCCTCGGTCTCCAGCCCCGGACGCCAGAGCCTCGCCGGCCGCAAGCGCCTGCACCGGGTCACCCGCCTGCTGCTGTCCGTCCTGCCCCGCTGGGTGCAGGGGGCCCTGGGGTACCCGGTGTCCAGCAGCATTGGGCGCTCCCTCTCTCCAG AAATCAGAGTCTCTCCTACTAAACCTTGCGGAAAGGGCAGTAAGAGGAAGCAGGAtgagctggaggatgaggaggaagaagagcacCAAACCTGGGTGGAGGCGCTCAATCAGGAGCTCGCCGATGATGACTCCCCTGAGGAGGATCCTGACTACGAG CCCAGTACTGTAGAGACGGAGAGCGAGGAGTACCGCTCGCACAACAACACGGAAAGTGACATTGAGTTTCATGAGAAAGGCGGGGTCATCATTGAGGATGTCAAAACG GATGTTGAGCTGTTCACTCCAGCTGAAGTCTCTTGCCCTGCTGATTAA